A single region of the Marinobacter salinus genome encodes:
- a CDS encoding START domain-containing protein: protein MRKTGAHRFTGWAPAISAAICALLVTALAAANARAELPAEDAEGWSLHKEEENIRVYTIDQDQSSFKAFKAVALLDVPIGNLMAVMVNPRSCVEWVYNCTESYAFGKGSFHDRYAYSVNDMPWPVTDRDYVLRIRTYGDETSGEIIMDLNATPNQRAENDNRVRVDRSDTLYRFIPEGDQTRMIWVQHTDPNGALPGWLVNSLLVDIPVRSLQALEKVAATEPYQGFRLVYDADGHLIDVRLSDG from the coding sequence ATGAGAAAGACCGGAGCCCACCGCTTTACGGGCTGGGCCCCAGCCATCAGCGCCGCGATATGCGCCCTGTTGGTCACCGCCCTCGCAGCGGCCAATGCACGGGCAGAATTACCCGCGGAGGATGCCGAAGGCTGGAGCCTGCACAAGGAAGAAGAAAATATCCGCGTTTACACAATCGACCAGGACCAATCCAGTTTCAAGGCATTCAAAGCAGTAGCGCTGCTGGATGTACCCATCGGAAACCTGATGGCGGTGATGGTCAACCCCCGGTCCTGTGTTGAGTGGGTGTACAACTGCACCGAGTCCTATGCCTTTGGCAAGGGCAGCTTTCACGACCGTTACGCCTATTCCGTGAATGATATGCCCTGGCCGGTGACTGACCGGGATTACGTGCTCCGAATCCGGACCTATGGCGACGAAACGTCCGGCGAAATCATTATGGATCTGAATGCGACGCCTAACCAGCGGGCCGAGAATGATAACCGTGTCCGGGTAGACCGTTCAGACACACTTTACCGTTTTATCCCCGAGGGCGATCAAACCCGTATGATCTGGGTTCAGCATACCGACCCCAATGGCGCGCTGCCCGGCTGGCTGGTTAATTCGTTACTGGTGGACATTCCAGTCCGTTCGCTTCAGGCACTTGAGAAGGTTGCTGCAACAGAACCTTATCAGGGGTTCAGACTTGTGTACGATGCGGATGGCCACCTTATCGATGTGCGCCTTTCAGACGGCTGA